A single genomic interval of Streptomyces graminofaciens harbors:
- a CDS encoding amidohydrolase, whose protein sequence is MPTADLVITGAHVRTLDPERPYASAVAVRGGLIAAVGEAADARDWRGPGTEVVDLGGGHLVPGLVDSHSHPVWGLDMATGLDLAAVRDLDGLRAALTSAERVDGWVTGYGLDHNVFGGRPVDRALVEDVLDGAPAFLRLYDGHSALATGAALKAAGITGPRAFAQRSHLAVDTDGRLTGHLVEHAAMDLVTPVLPRPSYAERRARLVELLAAMAATGLTGAHVMDLGDPDLVGAVAEESVLPLRLRFAPWCMPGADEEALDELVALQGRGGRHWRIGGVKFFMDGTVEGGTAWLDHPDCHGQGTDAFWPDPAEYSAAVRRLHRAGVRTATHAIGDAAVRHVLDTVASLGPGGRLAHRVEHIESVPDDLVARFAEVGVIASMQPPHSDYTRADLSDEWSVRLGEERAARAWRLRDLWDAGAVVALGSDWPIAHHDVRAVLATARTPRGAASSRAGLTGIQALEGCTSHAALAAGEATASGRIAEGFRADLTALGVDPVDAGADEVREAPVLLTVTGGHVAHRGL, encoded by the coding sequence GACTGATCGCCGCCGTCGGTGAGGCGGCGGACGCACGGGACTGGCGCGGACCCGGCACCGAGGTCGTGGACCTGGGCGGCGGCCACCTGGTGCCGGGCCTGGTGGACAGTCACAGCCACCCCGTGTGGGGGCTGGACATGGCCACCGGGCTCGACCTCGCCGCCGTACGCGACCTCGACGGACTACGGGCCGCGCTCACCTCGGCGGAACGTGTCGACGGCTGGGTCACCGGCTACGGCCTGGACCACAACGTCTTCGGGGGGCGGCCCGTCGACCGGGCCCTCGTCGAGGACGTACTGGACGGGGCACCCGCCTTCCTGCGCTTGTACGACGGCCACTCCGCACTCGCCACCGGGGCCGCCCTGAAGGCCGCAGGCATCACCGGGCCGCGTGCCTTCGCCCAGCGCTCGCACCTCGCCGTCGACACCGACGGACGGCTGACCGGACACCTCGTCGAACATGCCGCGATGGACCTCGTCACGCCGGTGCTGCCCCGGCCGTCGTACGCCGAACGCCGCGCCCGGCTGGTCGAGCTGCTGGCCGCCATGGCGGCCACCGGGCTCACCGGGGCCCATGTCATGGACCTCGGCGATCCCGACCTGGTGGGCGCGGTCGCCGAGGAGTCGGTGCTGCCGCTGCGGCTGCGCTTCGCGCCCTGGTGCATGCCCGGCGCCGACGAGGAGGCACTGGACGAACTCGTCGCGCTCCAGGGCCGGGGCGGGCGGCACTGGCGGATCGGCGGGGTGAAGTTCTTCATGGACGGCACCGTCGAGGGCGGCACCGCCTGGCTGGACCACCCCGACTGTCACGGCCAGGGCACCGACGCCTTCTGGCCCGACCCGGCCGAGTACAGCGCCGCCGTACGCCGACTGCACCGCGCCGGCGTACGGACGGCGACCCATGCGATCGGCGACGCCGCCGTGCGCCACGTCCTCGACACCGTCGCCTCCCTCGGCCCCGGTGGGCGCCTCGCCCACCGCGTGGAGCACATCGAGTCGGTCCCCGACGACCTCGTGGCCCGCTTCGCCGAGGTCGGCGTCATCGCCTCCATGCAGCCCCCGCACTCCGACTACACCCGGGCCGACCTCTCCGACGAGTGGTCCGTACGGCTCGGCGAGGAGCGCGCCGCACGGGCCTGGCGGCTGCGGGACCTGTGGGACGCGGGCGCGGTCGTCGCGCTCGGCTCGGACTGGCCCATCGCCCACCACGACGTCCGGGCCGTCCTCGCCACCGCCCGTACGCCGAGGGGCGCGGCGTCCTCCCGGGCCGGGCTGACGGGGATCCAGGCGCTGGAGGGCTGCACCAGCCATGCGGCGCTCGCCGCGGGTGAGGCGACTGCCTCCGGCCGTATTGCCGAAGGGTTCAGGGCGGACCTCACCGCGCTGGGCGTCGACCCGGTGGACGCGGGGGCGGACGAGGTTCGTGAAGCGCCGGTGTTGCTTACCGTGACGGGGGGACATGTTGCGCACCGGGGGCTCTGA
- the paaA gene encoding 1,2-phenylacetyl-CoA epoxidase subunit PaaA codes for MTTTHSAEAGPEAEDALSAHFDATIARDQRIEPRDWMPDGYRKTLIRQIAQHAHSEIIGMQPEGEWITKAPSLRRKAILFAKVQDEAGHGLYLYSAAETLGADRADLTERLIEGRQKYSSIFNYPTPSFADVGVIGWFVDGAAICNQVPLCRSSYGPYARAMVRICKEESFHQRQGFELLMTMMRGTDEQRAMVQDAVDRWWWPSLMMFGPPDDASPNSAQSMAWKIKRHSNDELRQRFVDMTVPQAEKLGVTLPDPDLRWNEQRGHHDFGTPDWDELKRVITGDGPCNDQRTERRRTAHEEGAWVREAATAHAAKQSERARKGTAA; via the coding sequence ATGACCACGACACACTCCGCCGAGGCCGGGCCGGAGGCCGAGGACGCGCTGTCGGCGCACTTCGACGCGACGATCGCCCGTGACCAGCGGATCGAGCCGCGCGACTGGATGCCGGACGGCTACCGCAAGACGTTGATCCGGCAGATCGCGCAGCACGCGCACTCGGAGATCATCGGCATGCAGCCGGAGGGCGAGTGGATCACCAAGGCGCCTTCGCTGCGCCGCAAGGCGATCCTCTTCGCCAAGGTCCAGGACGAGGCCGGTCACGGGCTGTACCTGTACTCGGCCGCCGAGACCCTCGGCGCCGACCGCGCGGACCTCACCGAGCGGCTGATCGAGGGCCGCCAGAAGTACTCGTCGATCTTCAACTACCCGACGCCGAGCTTCGCCGACGTCGGCGTGATCGGCTGGTTCGTGGACGGCGCCGCGATCTGCAACCAGGTGCCGCTGTGCAGGTCGTCCTACGGGCCGTACGCGCGGGCGATGGTGCGGATCTGCAAGGAGGAATCCTTCCATCAGCGGCAGGGCTTCGAGCTGCTGATGACGATGATGCGCGGCACCGACGAGCAGCGGGCGATGGTCCAGGACGCGGTGGACCGCTGGTGGTGGCCGTCGCTGATGATGTTCGGCCCGCCCGACGACGCCTCGCCCAACTCGGCGCAGTCCATGGCCTGGAAGATCAAGCGGCACAGCAACGACGAACTGCGCCAGCGCTTCGTCGACATGACCGTCCCACAGGCCGAGAAGCTCGGCGTCACCCTGCCCGACCCGGACCTGCGCTGGAACGAACAGCGCGGCCATCACGACTTCGGCACCCCCGACTGGGACGAACTGAAGCGCGTGATCACGGGCGACGGACCGTGCAACGACCAACGGACGGAACGGCGCAGGACCGCCCACGAGGAGGGCGCCTGGGTGCGCGAGGCGGCCACCGCCCACGCGGCCAAGCAGAGCGAGCGAGCCCGGAAGGGGACGGCGGCATGA